ACCATAACACGAACAAAGTATTCAAAGCCATTGGTAAACCTGGATTTCTTCTTAGCTAACTCACACACTATCTTCTCTAGCCTAACCAGTTTCTGCTCAGTCTCATAGTCACTCAACAAGGTTAGAGTTTCAACCTTTTCAGCCAATTGAAGTGTGTGTCTATCCCTggctctcatctcctccataACCGCCACATCCCACCATTTCCATACATGGCACTCTCCATCATCAACATTATCACAAATGTAGTATCTTCTTACCAGATCATTTCTAGTGTAAGATGTGGCTAGAACAGGTTGACTACCACAGTAGCATGTCTGCGGAAATCCAAACTCAACCTCGGGTTGAGGAGGGTACTGAGCCGACGCACCATAATTGTAGCTTATCTCAGCTCGGTCTCGACGTATAAGATCTTCTGTCTCGTTGTAGCTACTGTCAGCTGTCTCCCCACCATACTCCTCTGATTCAGAAGGCTGGCTGTAGCTACAGTCATGCCCCATGTTTAGctaaacctgaaaaaaaaaaaagacaacgtAAAGATAATACAAAGAAAGGCTCTAATGCTCAGAAAAAATAGACAAAACCACAGAAAGAGTTCAAAGCCATTATAAGAGTTCAAAGCCATTTATAAAGTAGATAGCAGCATTAACACAAGTGATTCTTTAATAAAGATAGACATTTAAAAGCAAACATAAAGTACATTCATCACGTTAAAGATAATACAAAGAAAGGTTCTAATGCTCAAAGCCGGCAGCGAGTACGTAAAACAACATTTAAAAGACATAGTTATAAAGTAGAAACATAGAAAGACGACTCTAATGCTCAGAAATACTCAGTGAGTAGCTTATTCTTGACAATTTCTTCAGCCTCACTCAGTGGTTCTTTTTTGGCTAGGAGAGTGTCTAGTATGGCCAGCTTTGACAGTTTATCCTTCATCATGAGATCCTCCTTCTTCATTTCCCAAATGTTCGTATACTCAGCAACAGACTTCCCTTGACCATTATTCATTTTAGCTTTAGCAGCTTTTACACCTTCAGGCCGGATGTCTTGATCACCAACAGTGGTGCTTGAAGTTTGGGAACCTGTCTCACCAGTTTTTCTCTTTGAACTGCCAGTGGGTTTAGGAGTGTTAAGGTTAAGCCATTTCTGTTCATACCTCAACACACACCACACATGCTCAAGATTAAACTTCGTGTTGTGATCAGAGTAGAAGATGGCATGAGCCACCTTGAGAACATCATTTTCATTCTGACCAGAACTAATTTGTCTTTTTGCTGCCGCATATGCACCACAGAACTTGTTCACTAGATCATTGATTTTgtgccacctctgcttacaatGGAGATGCTCTCTTGTTTCACCGCTCTCTATAGCATGAGGACTTGCTGCGACATATTCGCCTACTCGTTTCCAAAAAGTCCCTGACTTTTGTTCATTCCTAACGACCGCATCCTTAGATGTGTTCAGCCACCCACTGATTAGAACCTCATCATCGGCTGGGGTCCATTTCCTTCTCTCCTTACGGTCCACTGGTGTGTCTTCATGTAGAGTTCCAGCGTCGGTTTGTTGTGAACTGAATGGAGGAAAACTTTCATAAAGAAAGTTTTGACTGTTAAGAAGGCCCATATAACTAGATGACTGGCTATATGGATCCATAGCTATTAGAACAGGGAGGGAATTATAGAAGAGAAACCGGAGAGGAGGGGATTTCGcaaacaagaaagaaagaagatggTGGAGATATATGATACAATGAAGGATGGTTGGGGTTTAATAGGTGAAACTCTAAGAAGTAATAAGTTACAACCATAAACTTCTAAGAAGTAATGACCGAACCATAAACTACCAAAGTAATGACCGAACCATAAACTCTGAGAAGTAATGACCGAACCATAAACTACCAAAGTAATTACCAAACCATAAACTCTGAGAAGTAATGACCGAACCATAAACTAGAAGTTATTACACATTACACAACCACAAAGCTAACAAGTAATTAAATATCAGTTTACTTTTCGCAAGTAACAAGCTCTGTGTACTAATTCTATCAGAAGAAATCATGAATCCCTAAAGCTACCGTAAGCATACACGCATGAACAATTCTGTTTTTGTAATCAAGCTCTTTTTACTAATGAATCTACGCATTGGCTTTATCACTGTAATCCCTAAAGCTACCCTAAGTATAGCATTACTAATGAATCTACAGATTTACTCAAAAGAATTCACAAGTCAGAAATTTAGCATTAAATCCAAGCATATAATCAGAAACAAATTAGGAACCATCACAAACACGAAGTATCACAAACACGAAGCAtcgtcacaaaaaaaaacaaatcaaacccAGAGACGAATATAGATCAACTCATTAAATCCTCTATATCGCAAAACGGAAGACAGAGAAGAAACACATACCTGGTTTCGATTGGATTGGCGGACAAGCTTTGGATTAAAGGAGAGATCGTCGTTGATTGAGCTATAGAGCGGTGTGGCTGAAATCGccgtcgagagagagagaatagggAGACACCGAGAATGATTTCCAGACCGAAACTCGTCTTTCCCCTACAAACACGAAGCATGCAATGAAATCGTCACAACAAAAACCAATCAAACCCACATATAGATCGACTTTTAAATCGCAAAACagaggacaaacaaggagcacATACCTCGTCTAGATTCGATACGGCGGAGAAGCTTTGGATTACACGAGTGATCGGTGTCGATTGAGAGATCGATTGAGCGAACACGAAGCGGTGTCGTCGAAATCGCCGTCGAAAGAAAGAGAATAGGGAGACGAGACCAACATTATTTCGAGACCGAACCTCGTGTTTCCACTACCCCTTCGGTTTTCCTATCACACGATGACACGTGCTCCTTAAGGACGTCGTCGAAAACTTCTTATTTAACCCAcgtctctcttctctttccttatttttcatttatttttcggCTCCTTTTCAATAAGGACGACGTTAGCATAAGCCGATAATGTTGGTCTAAGAATTTTATATTAGTCATCGGGCTTCTTAACCCAACAACACAAAAGTCAAACTACATCtgaaattattatttagttaCGGTGATAAATGTTTAGTGTAGTAACCAGGCCTGTTCCTAAGAAAAATCAGGCTGGAGACAATTAAGCCTATAAATTCACAATTAAACACCCAAACAAATGttgtcaaaaaagaaaaaaaaaacacccaaaaaataattatagtaCAGTGGAGTTTGAAACTTCCAACTTCCTTGGGTGTATTTCAACCTTTAACCAACTATGCTATTAGATATAGATTAGAAAGTGTGGTTGAAATATGTaatattagatatttaaaaatggGCCAGAAGCACACGTTTCTATAGCTTCTGCCCAAGACCAGTACTAGTAGTACCATAATGTCCTGATATATCGAATTCGCATTTTGTAGGTTGCCAGAGGCTAGCATGTAAAGAACAATACGATTCCAGGAATGAATCTTTTGATGACAAATAAAAGAATATCCTGATAATAAAACCGTGTTTGATTCTTGAAGTTTTCTTATTCAGTTTAATCAAAtgatgtaaaaagaaaaatggttATGGCTATTCGGGCTTTGTTTCCTGTTTATTCGACCTTGTACATATGTATTAATTTGGTTAATATAAGAGCGCTCTCTCATTCATAGTACGATGGGGTTGTCAGAAAATAATAAGATGTTAATTTATGTTAAAGTGATGGTTGAAGTTCTTTTTTTCACGAAGATTAACTTTTACCAATGATCATAATAATCAGAAGTCACGGCATCATGTATTACATTTGGGATATAACCATGAAAAAAAAGGAATCCGCATTTGAAATTGCTTGTTTTGCAAGTATATCAACACAGGCATTTGATTCTCTGTTCGTCCAGATATGTTGGATATCTTGGTTGAAGTTCTTAAAAGTTTAGATATCCATCCAATAAACCTCATATTTTTGGATGGAGTTGTTCTAATAAGTAAGATCTTGCAGTACACAAATTGTTCTTTcatttataacatttttcttTTGACATCTCTTTAGCTAGCATGTATAAAAGTGCATTGATTTGAAATTAAGAAAGCCTAGCTACACCTAATGTTAGCTGGATGTCATTTTTAACATTTATGATTTAATATCTCACTAATTATATTAGGCTGAGTGATCCAATAGAGATTGACAGAAGTCCCTCTACATGTCAAAATCATATTCATAACATTTTTTTCCAAGAAAGAACCAGGTCCAGAACTTACAAAACAgagaatcaaaataaataaaaaagagtaTTTTACTTGCAAGAAATAATACAGGATACAATTTCTTTCGCCGAAAAATGAATGTTGTGTAATAAAtatttcgagaaaaaaaatacacTGTATTTAGAAACACAAATTAAACAACATGAACAAAACTGAAAGACTCTAAGATTCTGAACCTTCTCCACCAAGTTATTGTAAAACCACCAAGACACTTGTATTGAACTTGAATTAAATCTTTTATATGAATAAGAAAAGACTGCAACTTCCAACCTCCCTAAGCAGCCAAGAATCTTGATTCCACTttgcaaaaccaaaaaaaaaaaatctcaacttTGTCAGCAACCCATCACTGCACAATTGTAAACAAAATTCGATGAATGTTTCCTATCAAGCAATGTCCACACAGGAGGGCTTCTATCGTTACTTGGAACCCAAGAGTTCAGCTCAATGAACCCTCCACCTGAACTCCTAGGTCCACCAATCACTATCAACCTCTCGCCGCAAGCTCTAAACGCTAAACCCCAACCGTTAACCGAACCAGCTCTCTCAGGCAACCTCCCTAACGTAAACcatctcttactctctttatCATACTTCCTCACTTCCATACCAG
This region of Brassica napus cultivar Da-Ae chromosome C5, Da-Ae, whole genome shotgun sequence genomic DNA includes:
- the LOC106398419 gene encoding glutathione S-transferase T3-like; the encoded protein is MDPYSQSSSYMGLLNSQNFLYESFPPFSSQQTDAGTLHEDTPVDRKERRKWTPADDEVLISGWLNTSKDAVVRNEQKSGTFWKRVGEYVAASPHAIESGETREHLHCKQRWHKINDLVNKFCGAYAAAKRQISSGQNENDVLKVAHAIFYSDHNTKFNLEHVWCVLRYEQKWLNLNTPKPTGSSKRKTGETGSQTSSTTVGDQDIRPEGVKAAKAKMNNGQGKSVAEYTNIWEMKKEDLMMKDKLSKLAILDTLLAKKEPLSEAEEIVKNKLLTEYF